From Nonomuraea helvata, a single genomic window includes:
- a CDS encoding peptidase inhibitor family I36 protein, which produces MRIATGAGAIALAMVACATPATAAAPASRTSGDICLWSGRDYSGASWCWSPDHGYVDVPPALHDNVGSFIAHADGCFINWISVPDRKETRVVRDGDYRRVYKDDFGGKIDAVAPNC; this is translated from the coding sequence ATGCGGATCGCAACAGGCGCCGGCGCCATCGCGCTCGCCATGGTGGCCTGCGCCACCCCGGCCACAGCGGCCGCCCCCGCCTCCAGGACGTCCGGTGACATCTGCCTGTGGAGCGGGCGGGACTACTCCGGCGCGTCGTGGTGCTGGAGCCCGGACCACGGCTACGTGGACGTGCCCCCGGCGCTCCACGACAACGTGGGGTCCTTCATCGCCCACGCCGACGGCTGCTTCATCAACTGGATCAGCGTTCCCGACAGAAAGGAGACCCGCGTCGTCCGTGACGGCGACTACCGCAGGGTGTACAAGGACGACTTCGGCGGCAAGATCGACGCTGTGGCACCCAACTGCTAG
- a CDS encoding OmpA family protein — MRTTRTTVLLLAAAVLCACGAHSPTTGNRTAPATTPPPASPSVTGSPSAARSPSASAAPAGTLVREGLVGLHGSNPFKVEVKALERGSDLTVLKMEITATGEGGSSGDFGYDGLPTQSVSFGKFRLFDPVGRKVYFTLREYDAEGRAFGTRHGTPTTENYPDDFRAGVRYPVEVYFPPLPAGVRQVSIVPDMAMAPFTGVPVTDGAAPPVARQRDETDTPAAGSTFQWPVVPPSGKIWSGVSDVHELIETPQRTTEQQGAQETIGLRTDVLFRFDKADLSDKAASVLDEVVEETRVRADPAKPPILIEGHTDSKGEPAYNQNLSVKRAEAVRGYLAGKLGDAYVYKATGKGESEPIADNTKQDGSDNPEGRARNRRVEISYQIKQDLPGTTTTTGPPVDKVRGSVRGPAPFRADAGPVVGSLSVKHFSDRLRVDVHPFYRDGAYLVAAFDVVLESSEMFIPVPGPFSGGSHAFSSGSDYGTISLIDPATQARYLPLKMSTEFVENSVLTLEKGEVNRSYVYFPAPADSARSITLEAEGLGTVPDVPIS, encoded by the coding sequence ATGCGTACCACCCGAACGACGGTCCTCCTGCTCGCCGCCGCGGTGCTCTGCGCGTGCGGAGCTCACTCGCCGACCACCGGGAATCGGACTGCGCCTGCGACGACGCCCCCGCCTGCCTCGCCCTCCGTGACCGGGTCGCCGTCCGCGGCCAGGTCGCCGTCGGCGAGCGCGGCCCCTGCCGGAACCCTCGTCCGGGAAGGGCTGGTGGGCCTGCACGGCTCGAACCCGTTCAAGGTGGAGGTCAAGGCGCTCGAGCGCGGCAGCGACCTCACCGTGCTCAAGATGGAGATCACGGCCACCGGCGAGGGCGGCTCCAGCGGCGACTTCGGCTACGACGGGTTACCTACGCAGAGCGTGAGCTTCGGCAAGTTCCGGCTGTTCGACCCGGTCGGCAGGAAGGTCTACTTCACGCTGCGGGAGTACGACGCCGAGGGCAGGGCGTTCGGCACCCGTCACGGCACGCCCACCACGGAGAACTATCCCGACGACTTCCGTGCCGGCGTGCGTTACCCCGTCGAGGTGTACTTCCCGCCGCTGCCGGCCGGGGTCCGGCAGGTCTCGATCGTGCCGGACATGGCCATGGCCCCGTTCACCGGCGTGCCGGTCACCGACGGCGCCGCCCCGCCCGTCGCCAGGCAGCGCGACGAGACGGACACACCCGCTGCCGGCTCGACGTTCCAGTGGCCCGTGGTGCCGCCGTCGGGCAAGATCTGGTCGGGGGTCTCCGACGTGCACGAGCTGATCGAGACCCCGCAGAGGACGACGGAGCAGCAGGGCGCCCAGGAGACGATCGGGCTGCGCACGGACGTGCTGTTCCGCTTCGACAAGGCGGATCTGTCGGACAAGGCCGCCTCCGTGCTGGACGAGGTGGTCGAGGAGACCCGCGTGCGGGCCGACCCGGCCAAGCCGCCGATCCTCATCGAGGGGCACACCGACAGCAAGGGCGAGCCCGCCTACAACCAGAACCTCTCGGTGAAGCGGGCGGAGGCGGTACGCGGGTACCTCGCAGGCAAGCTCGGCGACGCGTACGTCTACAAGGCCACGGGCAAGGGCGAGAGCGAGCCGATCGCCGACAACACCAAGCAGGACGGCAGCGACAACCCCGAGGGCCGCGCCCGCAACCGCCGCGTCGAGATCTCCTACCAGATCAAGCAGGACCTGCCCGGCACGACCACCACGACCGGACCGCCGGTGGACAAGGTGCGCGGCTCGGTGCGCGGACCCGCCCCGTTCCGCGCCGACGCGGGTCCGGTGGTGGGCTCGCTGAGCGTGAAGCACTTCAGCGACCGGCTGCGGGTGGACGTTCACCCGTTCTACCGCGACGGCGCCTACCTGGTGGCGGCCTTCGACGTCGTGCTGGAGAGCTCGGAGATGTTCATCCCGGTGCCGGGGCCGTTCAGCGGCGGGTCGCACGCGTTCTCCTCCGGTTCGGACTACGGCACGATCAGCCTGATCGACCCGGCGACGCAGGCGCGGTACCTGCCGCTGAAGATGAGCACCGAGTTCGTCGAGAACTCCGTGCTGACCCTGGAGAAGGGCGAGGTCAACAGGAGCTACGTCTACTTCCCCGCCCCCGCCGACTCGGCGCGGTCGATCACCCTGGAGGCGGAGGGCCTCGGCACCGTCCCCGACGTCCCGATCTCCTGA
- a CDS encoding AbfB domain-containing protein, translating to MSPRDPLVSRRTALKTAFDTVLAAGAGAAVLARAEPAAAAGHPGLLHTQADFDRMRSMVNAGAQPWKAGWDRLVANSHSQSTWTPNPQATIIRGGDGQNYGILYNDIHAAYQNALRWKVSGSTAHGDKARDILNVWSGTLTTVAGNADRFLAAGIYGYQFANVGEIMRGYGGFDLARFQRMMLNVFLPLNESFLTNHNDACITNYWANWDLCTMNSILAIGVLCDRQDLIDRAVTYFKTGAGNGSIMHAIPFVHSGGLAQWQESGRDQGHTMMGVGQMGAFCEMAWNQGIDLYGYDGNRFAKACEYIAKYNLGEDVPFTAYTWGTGQNCAQQTQTVISSASRGEVRPVWETVYHHYAIRRGLPMPYSAAFVAQVRPEGGGGDYGPNSGGFDQLGFGTLTHARVPGTATLPTGTTRSLRSVNYPARYIRHQNNLGYLHEVSASSDAQTRQDATFTIVAGLAAPNGYSLRAANGQYLRHSGWRVRLAADDGTALFKADATFYAVPGTASGSVRLESSNYPGRFLRHRNYELWVDAYDGTAGFRDDSSFTAVTAWA from the coding sequence ATGTCCCCACGCGATCCCCTCGTCAGCCGCCGTACCGCGCTCAAGACCGCGTTCGACACCGTGCTCGCCGCCGGCGCGGGCGCGGCCGTGCTCGCCCGCGCCGAACCCGCCGCCGCTGCCGGCCACCCCGGTCTGCTGCACACCCAGGCCGACTTCGACCGCATGCGGTCCATGGTCAACGCCGGAGCCCAGCCCTGGAAGGCAGGCTGGGACAGGCTCGTGGCCAACTCCCACTCCCAGAGCACCTGGACGCCCAACCCGCAGGCGACGATCATCCGCGGCGGCGACGGGCAGAACTACGGCATCCTCTACAACGACATCCACGCCGCCTACCAGAACGCGCTGCGCTGGAAGGTCAGCGGCAGCACCGCGCACGGCGACAAGGCACGTGACATCCTCAACGTCTGGTCAGGCACGCTCACCACGGTCGCCGGCAACGCCGACCGGTTCCTCGCCGCGGGCATCTACGGTTACCAGTTCGCCAACGTCGGCGAGATCATGCGCGGTTACGGCGGATTCGACCTGGCCCGCTTCCAGCGGATGATGCTCAACGTCTTCCTCCCGCTCAACGAGAGCTTCCTCACCAACCACAACGACGCCTGCATCACCAACTACTGGGCCAACTGGGATCTGTGCACCATGAACTCGATCCTGGCCATCGGCGTGCTCTGCGACCGCCAGGACCTCATCGACCGGGCCGTCACGTACTTCAAGACCGGCGCGGGCAACGGCTCGATCATGCACGCCATCCCGTTCGTGCACAGCGGCGGGCTCGCGCAGTGGCAGGAGAGCGGGCGCGACCAGGGCCACACCATGATGGGCGTCGGCCAGATGGGCGCCTTCTGCGAGATGGCCTGGAACCAGGGCATCGACCTGTACGGTTACGACGGCAACCGGTTCGCCAAGGCGTGCGAGTACATCGCCAAGTACAACCTGGGCGAGGACGTCCCGTTCACCGCCTACACCTGGGGCACCGGCCAGAACTGCGCCCAGCAGACGCAGACCGTGATCTCCTCGGCGAGCCGCGGCGAGGTGCGCCCCGTCTGGGAGACCGTCTACCACCACTACGCGATCAGGCGCGGCCTGCCCATGCCGTACTCGGCCGCGTTCGTCGCCCAGGTGCGGCCGGAGGGCGGCGGCGGTGACTACGGGCCCAACAGCGGCGGCTTCGACCAGCTCGGCTTCGGCACGCTCACGCACGCCAGGGTCCCCGGCACCGCCACCCTCCCGACGGGGACGACCAGGTCGCTGCGCTCGGTGAACTACCCCGCCCGCTACATCAGGCACCAGAACAACCTCGGCTACCTGCACGAGGTGAGCGCCTCCAGCGACGCCCAGACGCGGCAGGACGCCACGTTCACGATCGTGGCGGGCCTCGCCGCGCCGAACGGCTACTCCCTGCGCGCCGCCAACGGGCAGTATCTGCGCCACTCCGGATGGCGGGTGCGACTGGCCGCCGACGACGGGACGGCGCTGTTCAAGGCCGACGCCACCTTCTACGCCGTCCCCGGCACCGCGAGCGGCTCGGTGCGGCTCGAATCGAGCAACTATCCCGGCCGCTTCCTGCGGCACCGCAACTACGAGCTCTGGGTGGACGCCTACGACGGCACCGCCGGGTTCCGCGACGACAGCTCCTTCACGGCCGTCACCGCGTGGGCCTGA
- a CDS encoding fasciclin domain-containing protein: MKRVLLAAALALTASTAGTVAHAYVRTPTPEPSETSMPETSPAPEETSTMPEVSPSPGEVSPGATATPSGPGCSAMESELSGIADKPVATALSQVTELSTFSAAVKKAGLEENLNSAKDITVFAPDNKAFDAIPKEARDKVMADKEKLVKAINYHVVEGKKEPADLSGATLKTLQGGELTVKGSGENLTINGAKIVCGGIHTSNAVVYVVDKVLMPQ; the protein is encoded by the coding sequence GTGAAACGAGTGCTTCTCGCGGCGGCGCTGGCGCTGACCGCCAGCACCGCCGGCACCGTCGCCCATGCTTACGTTCGTACGCCCACGCCGGAACCGTCGGAGACGTCCATGCCGGAAACCTCGCCGGCGCCGGAGGAGACCTCCACCATGCCCGAGGTCTCACCGTCACCCGGAGAGGTGTCGCCGGGCGCCACCGCGACCCCGTCCGGGCCTGGCTGCTCCGCAATGGAGAGCGAACTGTCCGGCATCGCGGACAAGCCGGTCGCCACCGCCCTCTCGCAGGTCACCGAGCTCTCCACGTTCTCGGCCGCGGTGAAGAAGGCCGGGCTGGAGGAGAATCTGAACTCCGCCAAAGACATCACGGTCTTCGCGCCTGACAACAAGGCGTTCGACGCGATCCCGAAGGAGGCCCGGGACAAGGTCATGGCCGACAAGGAGAAACTGGTCAAAGCCATCAACTACCACGTGGTGGAGGGCAAGAAGGAGCCGGCCGACCTTTCGGGCGCCACGCTCAAGACGCTGCAGGGCGGCGAGCTGACCGTGAAGGGTTCCGGTGAGAACCTCACGATCAACGGCGCCAAGATCGTCTGTGGCGGCATCCACACGAGCAACGCCGTCGTCTACGTGGTCGACAAGGTCCTGATGCCCCAGTGA
- a CDS encoding CGNR zinc finger domain-containing protein yields MSDLVPLTGEPLALDLVNTRPATGDLLATPDDLRAWLGLQADRFPEARELAAAELTAADLAAVHAVREHTAGAVEHARNATPPPAEDLEHLNRAQREAPAISELAWNGEAVTATLRRTGSPGARLAAWLAEAAAGLLADPAVTRVRQCEAHDCVLLFLPAHPRRRWCSAARCGNRTRVARHYQRHKPA; encoded by the coding sequence ATGAGCGATCTCGTCCCCCTGACCGGGGAGCCGCTGGCGCTGGACCTGGTCAACACCCGCCCGGCCACCGGCGACCTCCTGGCCACGCCCGACGACCTGCGTGCCTGGCTGGGCCTGCAGGCCGACCGGTTCCCCGAGGCTCGAGAGCTCGCCGCCGCCGAGCTCACCGCCGCCGATCTGGCCGCCGTCCACGCCGTACGCGAGCACACCGCCGGCGCCGTCGAGCACGCCCGCAACGCCACTCCGCCCCCTGCCGAGGACCTGGAGCACCTGAACCGGGCCCAGCGCGAGGCGCCCGCCATCAGCGAGCTCGCCTGGAACGGCGAGGCGGTCACGGCGACCCTCCGCCGCACCGGCTCCCCCGGGGCCCGGCTGGCGGCATGGCTGGCCGAGGCCGCCGCCGGCCTGCTGGCCGACCCGGCGGTCACCCGGGTCCGCCAGTGCGAGGCCCACGACTGCGTGCTGCTGTTCCTGCCGGCCCATCCGCGCCGCCGCTGGTGCTCGGCCGCCCGCTGCGGCAACCGCACCCGTGTCGCCCGCCACTATCAGCGCCACAAGCCGGCCTGA
- a CDS encoding alpha/beta hydrolase gives MSIARTVHRHLDVDDVRVFYRESLPDRDDAPVLLLLHGFPSASHQFRRLIDALGARYRLIAPDYPGFGHTQAPEGFTYSFDRLADVMEGFVQRLGLTRFAMYVFDFGAPVGFRLAERHPERIAGLVVQNGNAYAEGLSQAARDFVALRPETPGAEKTVRDLLTPSGTRFQYESGVAHPELLAPDGWTLDQHFLDLPGRKEAQVALAFDYHTNVESYDRWQAWLRRHTPPTLIVWGTGDPFFPEPGARAYLRDVPDAELHLFETGHFALETHLADIAPLVAGFLDRVWCEKS, from the coding sequence ATGTCGATCGCCCGTACCGTCCACCGTCACCTCGACGTCGACGACGTCCGCGTCTTCTACCGGGAGTCGCTGCCCGACCGGGACGACGCGCCCGTGCTGCTGCTCCTGCACGGCTTCCCGTCCGCCTCGCACCAGTTCCGCCGCCTCATCGACGCCCTCGGAGCCCGCTACCGGCTGATCGCCCCCGACTACCCGGGTTTCGGTCACACCCAGGCTCCGGAGGGCTTCACCTACTCCTTCGACCGCCTCGCCGACGTGATGGAGGGCTTCGTCCAGCGGCTCGGCCTGACCCGGTTCGCCATGTACGTCTTCGACTTCGGCGCCCCCGTCGGCTTCCGCCTCGCCGAGCGGCACCCCGAACGGATCGCGGGACTGGTCGTCCAGAACGGCAACGCCTACGCCGAAGGACTGTCGCAGGCGGCCCGCGACTTCGTCGCGCTGCGCCCCGAGACGCCGGGCGCCGAGAAGACGGTCCGCGACCTGCTCACGCCGTCCGGCACCCGCTTCCAGTACGAGAGCGGCGTCGCCCACCCCGAACTGCTGGCCCCCGACGGGTGGACCCTCGACCAGCACTTCCTGGACCTGCCCGGGCGCAAGGAGGCCCAGGTGGCGCTCGCGTTCGACTACCACACCAACGTCGAGAGCTACGACCGCTGGCAGGCGTGGCTGCGCCGGCACACGCCGCCCACCCTCATCGTCTGGGGCACCGGCGATCCGTTCTTCCCCGAGCCCGGAGCCCGCGCTTACCTGCGCGACGTGCCCGACGCCGAACTCCACCTTTTCGAGACCGGCCATTTCGCCCTGGAGACGCATCTGGCCGACATCGCCCCGCTCGTCGCCGGTTTCCTCGACCGCGTGTGGTGCGAGAAGTCCTGA
- a CDS encoding substrate-binding domain-containing protein, whose product MRILATLIVGAAFGLAACGSSAGREPSGDLHIGMAVSTLNNPYFVQFRDGAEAAAQNFGVKLTVTDAHNDTAQQADQIKGFTGQKMKAIIINPVDSKAVGPAVKAATQLSIPVIAADRTVNGAEVAETLTSDNVTGGKLGAQELAKQLGGKGEVVVLEGTAGTSASFDRSRGFAEGIAAYPDIKVVAKQRADFHRGKGRQAMASLIRSHPDVTGVFAENDEMALGAAQALGPKAGQQVKVVGFDGTPDGIKAVQAGTLTATVAQQPRLLGWQAVDSAIKAARGQIIAKSVAIPVKVATKENARQFWTF is encoded by the coding sequence ATGCGAATTCTCGCGACTCTCATAGTCGGTGCCGCGTTCGGCCTCGCCGCCTGCGGTTCGTCCGCCGGCCGTGAGCCTTCGGGAGACCTCCATATCGGTATGGCCGTGTCGACGCTGAACAACCCCTATTTCGTTCAGTTCCGGGACGGCGCGGAGGCGGCTGCCCAGAACTTCGGGGTCAAGCTGACCGTCACCGACGCGCACAACGACACCGCCCAGCAGGCTGACCAGATCAAGGGCTTCACCGGCCAGAAGATGAAGGCGATCATCATCAACCCGGTCGACTCCAAGGCGGTCGGCCCGGCGGTCAAGGCCGCCACCCAGCTCAGCATCCCCGTGATCGCGGCCGACCGCACGGTCAACGGCGCCGAGGTCGCCGAGACCCTGACCTCCGACAACGTGACCGGCGGCAAGCTGGGCGCCCAGGAGCTGGCCAAGCAGCTCGGCGGAAAGGGCGAGGTGGTCGTGCTCGAGGGCACGGCCGGCACCTCCGCCTCCTTCGACCGCAGCCGGGGTTTCGCCGAGGGCATCGCCGCGTACCCGGACATCAAAGTCGTCGCCAAGCAGCGGGCCGATTTCCACAGGGGGAAGGGCCGGCAGGCCATGGCGAGCCTGATCCGGAGTCATCCCGACGTCACGGGGGTGTTCGCGGAGAACGACGAGATGGCGCTGGGCGCGGCCCAGGCCCTGGGGCCGAAGGCGGGGCAGCAGGTCAAGGTGGTCGGCTTCGACGGCACGCCGGACGGCATCAAGGCGGTGCAGGCGGGCACGCTGACCGCCACGGTCGCCCAGCAGCCGCGGCTGCTGGGCTGGCAGGCGGTGGACAGCGCCATCAAGGCGGCGAGGGGCCAGATCATCGCCAAGTCGGTGGCGATCCCGGTCAAAGTGGCGACCAAGGAGAACGCCCGGCAGTTCTGGACTTTCTAA
- a CDS encoding UDP-glucuronic acid decarboxylase family protein, protein MRRPAVAITGGAGFLGSHLCERFLAEGYRIYCVDNFLTGAVANVEHLMADDRFRLIRTDVSQHLVLADPVDAVLHFASPASPTDYLRLPIDTLRVGSSGTFNALELAKEKGARFVLASTSETYGDPLIHPQPETYWGNVNPVGPRGVYDEAKRFAEAMTMAFRRACGVDTAILRIFNTFGPRMRPFDGRAIPTFIRQALLGEPITVSGDGSQTRSICYVDDLVEGVFRVFNSDMDGPVNLGNPHEISMLSLAEWIKELTGSASEITFVPRPQDDPKIRRPDITLATTRLGWSPKTPIEDGLRHTIAWFQEHPQLWTVGNLARTAS, encoded by the coding sequence ATGAGGCGCCCCGCTGTGGCCATTACCGGCGGCGCCGGTTTTCTCGGCTCCCATCTTTGTGAGCGGTTTCTGGCTGAAGGTTACCGCATTTACTGTGTTGACAATTTTCTCACCGGAGCGGTCGCCAACGTCGAGCACCTCATGGCCGACGACCGCTTCCGGCTGATCCGCACCGACGTGTCCCAGCACCTGGTGCTCGCGGACCCGGTCGACGCCGTCCTCCACTTCGCCTCGCCGGCCTCGCCCACCGACTACCTCCGGCTGCCCATCGACACGCTCAGGGTCGGCTCCAGCGGCACCTTCAACGCGCTCGAGCTGGCCAAGGAGAAGGGCGCCCGGTTCGTCCTCGCCTCCACGTCGGAGACGTACGGCGACCCGCTGATCCACCCCCAGCCGGAGACCTACTGGGGCAACGTGAACCCGGTCGGCCCGCGCGGCGTCTACGACGAGGCCAAGCGCTTCGCCGAGGCCATGACCATGGCCTTCCGGCGGGCCTGCGGCGTCGACACCGCGATCCTGCGGATCTTCAACACGTTCGGCCCCAGGATGCGGCCGTTCGACGGCCGCGCGATCCCGACGTTCATCAGGCAGGCGCTGCTCGGCGAGCCGATCACCGTGTCGGGCGACGGCAGCCAGACCCGGTCGATCTGCTACGTGGACGACCTGGTCGAGGGCGTCTTCCGCGTCTTCAACTCGGACATGGACGGCCCCGTCAACCTGGGCAACCCGCATGAGATCTCCATGCTCTCCCTGGCCGAGTGGATCAAAGAGCTCACCGGCTCCGCATCGGAGATCACGTTCGTGCCGCGGCCACAGGACGACCCCAAGATCCGCCGTCCCGACATCACGCTCGCGACGACCCGTCTGGGCTGGTCGCCCAAGACGCCCATCGAGGACGGGCTGCGGCACACCATTGCCTGGTTCCAGGAGCATCCGCAGCTCTGGACCGTGGGCAACCTGGCACGCACGGCCTCCTGA
- a CDS encoding D-2-hydroxyacid dehydrogenase, with translation MAAVEERVTVRYCDHAGLPAAIEGAHALLLWDCFSTAVREVWDRACALRWIHVAAAGVDRLLFDALVGSDVVVTNARGVFDRPIAEFVLGSVLAFAKDVHRSHDLQLARTWRHRETLTVADSTALIVGTGAIGRETARLLRAVGMRVRGAGRTARADDPDFGAVVPSGDLAAHVGWADHVVLVTPLTEETRGLVDAEVLAAMKPSAHLVNVGRGPCVVEADLVAALSAGRIAGATLDVFDTEPLPHDHPLWGTPGVVVSAHMAGDAAGWPGALARQFTENALRWLDGKPLMNVVDKRLGFVPSAPH, from the coding sequence ATGGCGGCCGTGGAGGAGCGGGTGACCGTCCGCTACTGCGATCACGCGGGCCTGCCGGCGGCGATCGAGGGGGCGCACGCGCTGCTCCTGTGGGACTGCTTCTCCACCGCTGTGCGCGAGGTGTGGGACCGGGCGTGCGCGCTGCGCTGGATCCACGTGGCGGCGGCCGGCGTGGACCGGCTGCTGTTCGACGCGCTCGTCGGCTCCGACGTCGTGGTCACCAATGCCAGGGGCGTCTTCGACCGGCCCATCGCCGAGTTCGTGCTCGGCTCGGTGCTCGCCTTCGCCAAGGACGTCCATCGCAGTCATGATCTGCAGCTCGCGCGTACCTGGCGGCATCGCGAGACCCTGACGGTGGCGGACAGCACCGCGCTGATCGTGGGCACCGGCGCCATCGGGCGGGAGACCGCCCGGCTGCTGCGCGCCGTCGGCATGCGCGTCCGGGGCGCCGGCCGTACGGCACGAGCCGACGACCCCGACTTCGGCGCCGTCGTCCCGAGCGGCGACCTCGCGGCCCACGTCGGGTGGGCCGATCACGTGGTCCTGGTCACGCCCCTGACCGAGGAGACCCGCGGGCTGGTCGACGCCGAGGTCCTGGCCGCGATGAAGCCGTCCGCCCACCTGGTCAACGTCGGCCGCGGCCCCTGCGTCGTCGAGGCTGACCTGGTCGCGGCCCTGTCGGCCGGGCGGATCGCGGGCGCGACCCTGGACGTGTTCGACACCGAGCCGCTCCCGCACGACCACCCGCTGTGGGGGACGCCCGGCGTGGTGGTGTCCGCGCACATGGCCGGGGACGCGGCCGGCTGGCCCGGCGCGCTCGCACGCCAGTTCACGGAGAACGCCCTGCGCTGGCTCGACGGCAAACCCCTGATGAACGTCGTCGACAAGCGCCTCGGCTTCGTACCGTCCGCGCCGCACTGA